A portion of the Actomonas aquatica genome contains these proteins:
- a CDS encoding response regulator transcription factor yields the protein MNSVDPSPARILLVDDHPLVRAGIAALLEACPDLTICGEANDAISAKKAVTHLKPDVAVLDLMLGDQDGLTLIRELRQLRPSLRIVVLTMMEPQTYRSRAFAAGADDFVHKTDGIETTIAALRGRQDGSNVSTLSAASLIQTPGFDVEKLSDRELQVFRLIGLGRTTKEISVALGISPKTVDAHKEHIKLRLGITNAAQLIAQAAQWTASNRG from the coding sequence ATGAACTCCGTGGATCCTTCTCCCGCCCGCATCCTCCTCGTCGATGACCACCCACTCGTGCGTGCCGGCATCGCCGCATTGCTGGAAGCCTGCCCGGACTTGACGATCTGCGGGGAAGCCAACGACGCCATCAGCGCCAAAAAAGCCGTCACGCATCTTAAACCCGATGTCGCCGTGCTCGATCTCATGCTGGGCGACCAGGACGGCCTCACCCTCATTCGCGAGCTTCGCCAGCTGCGCCCCTCGCTTCGCATCGTCGTGCTCACCATGATGGAGCCCCAAACCTACCGCAGCCGCGCCTTCGCTGCCGGAGCCGACGATTTTGTCCACAAAACCGACGGCATCGAGACCACCATCGCCGCGCTCCGCGGCCGCCAAGACGGCAGCAACGTCTCAACATTGAGCGCCGCCTCCCTCATCCAGACCCCCGGCTTCGACGTTGAAAAACTCTCCGATCGGGAACTCCAGGTCTTCCGTCTCATCGGCCTCGGCCGCACCACCAAAGAGATTTCCGTGGCCCTCGGTATCAGCCCCAAAACCGTCGATGCCCACAAAGAGCACATCAAGCTGCGTCTCGGCATCACCAACGCCGCCCAGCTGATCGCTCAAGCGGCTCAGTGGACCGCATCCAACCGCGGCTGA